A genomic segment from Candidatus Binatia bacterium encodes:
- a CDS encoding cytochrome c, giving the protein MNPPGTTGSLRIDPAAAGSFLPELDGAGRGRLSIACNHKGEDTTMVSKARVSLVVGAVWAATLLVASAASAADVDANALWSKNCSICHGKDAKGDTKVGKERNIKDLTDPKVQAELKKPEMIKKIKEGVKDDKTGKERMKAFGEKLSDPEINALVDWVLALKH; this is encoded by the coding sequence ATGAACCCGCCCGGCACCACGGGAAGCCTTCGCATCGATCCTGCCGCGGCGGGATCGTTCCTGCCGGAGCTCGACGGCGCGGGCCGTGGCCGGCTCTCGATTGCATGCAACCACAAAGGAGAAGACACGACCATGGTCAGCAAAGCGCGAGTCAGTCTCGTCGTCGGCGCCGTTTGGGCGGCCACCCTGCTGGTGGCCTCCGCGGCGAGTGCCGCCGATGTCGACGCGAACGCACTGTGGAGCAAGAACTGCTCGATCTGTCACGGCAAGGACGCCAAGGGCGACACCAAAGTCGGCAAGGAAAGGAACATCAAGGACCTGACCGACCCGAAAGTGCAGGCCGAGCTGAAAAAGCCGGAGATGATCAAGAAGATCAAGGAGGGCGTCAAGGACGACAAGACCGGAAAAGAGCGGATGAAGGCGTTCGGTGAAAAGCTGAGCGACCCGGAGATCAACGCACTGGTCGACTGGGTGCTCGCGCTCAAGCACTGA
- a CDS encoding radical SAM protein translates to MSELPTRASAPERGRTIVFCEPPYVFWDRSMDGLRKGEETIPGVGVLVLAAVARERGYRVHLVDAKEQGRGLEEVSREIAALRPDVLGLSATTISVTNAARIAARVKELVPGVVTIIGGPHVSAIPERTLEAFPEIDYGIVGEGEHSLFDLLQRLETQQPIDGVAGLAWRRDGNVVANPRAPYIDDLDELPPPAWDLLPDFPHRFQPTLFSYPKTPVASLITSRGCPFSCSFCDRSTSGRKGRMHSVEYVVGLCRHLEGLGVRHVLFVDDLFTVRRDRVVQLCESFLEAGFRFTWSCTSHPNLLDLETMKLMKKAGCWQIAYGIESGSPRILDVVKHEVKIPRMRETLRLTRQAGIRAKGYVMLGHPTEGLDSLAETLEFLRTVELDLCQITKFTPYPGTPAYPTIHSHGSFVENWEEMNAMNFVFVPNGLTTKILETYFDQCYRTFYSRPDVLRGLALLMAREPRFLARLASNAFVYLRNRSGAARNFFRRDVPAELRPTG, encoded by the coding sequence GTGAGCGAATTGCCGACACGGGCGTCTGCGCCTGAGCGCGGGCGCACCATCGTTTTCTGCGAGCCGCCCTACGTGTTCTGGGACCGCTCGATGGACGGGCTTCGAAAAGGCGAAGAGACGATACCGGGCGTCGGCGTGCTCGTGCTTGCCGCCGTCGCGCGCGAGCGCGGCTACCGGGTCCACCTCGTCGACGCGAAGGAGCAGGGCCGTGGCCTCGAGGAAGTGAGCCGCGAGATCGCGGCGCTTCGTCCCGACGTGCTCGGTCTTTCGGCGACGACGATCTCGGTCACCAACGCGGCGCGCATCGCGGCTCGCGTCAAGGAGCTGGTACCGGGAGTCGTGACGATCATCGGCGGGCCCCACGTCAGCGCGATTCCCGAGCGCACCCTGGAGGCCTTCCCGGAAATCGACTACGGCATCGTCGGCGAAGGCGAGCACTCGCTGTTCGATCTTCTCCAAAGGCTCGAAACGCAGCAGCCGATCGACGGCGTTGCGGGCCTTGCGTGGCGCCGCGACGGCAACGTCGTTGCCAATCCGCGCGCCCCGTACATCGACGATCTCGACGAGCTGCCGCCGCCGGCCTGGGACCTGCTGCCGGACTTCCCGCACCGCTTCCAGCCGACCCTGTTCAGCTATCCGAAAACGCCGGTCGCCTCGCTGATCACGTCGCGGGGCTGCCCGTTCTCGTGCAGCTTCTGCGACCGCTCGACGTCGGGACGCAAAGGCCGCATGCACAGCGTCGAGTACGTCGTCGGGTTGTGTCGCCACCTCGAGGGCCTCGGCGTGCGTCACGTCCTTTTCGTCGACGACCTGTTCACGGTGCGCCGCGACCGCGTCGTGCAGCTTTGCGAATCCTTTCTCGAGGCAGGCTTCCGCTTCACGTGGAGCTGCACCAGCCATCCGAACCTTCTCGACCTCGAGACGATGAAGCTTATGAAGAAGGCCGGGTGCTGGCAGATCGCCTACGGCATCGAGTCGGGATCCCCTCGCATCCTCGACGTCGTCAAGCACGAGGTGAAGATTCCGCGCATGCGCGAGACGCTGAGGCTCACGCGCCAGGCTGGAATCCGTGCCAAGGGCTACGTCATGCTCGGTCACCCGACAGAGGGACTCGACAGCCTCGCCGAGACGCTCGAGTTCCTGCGCACCGTCGAGCTCGACCTCTGCCAGATCACCAAGTTCACGCCGTACCCCGGCACTCCGGCCTACCCGACGATCCACAGCCACGGCAGCTTCGTCGAGAACTGGGAGGAGATGAACGCGATGAACTTCGTGTTCGTGCCGAACGGTCTGACGACGAAGATCCTCGAGACGTATTTCGACCAGTGCTACCGCACGTTCTACTCGCGCCCCGACGTGCTGCGCGGCCTGGCCCTGCTCATGGCGAGAGAGCCCCGCTTCCTGGCTCGCCTCGCCTCGAACGCGTTCGTCTATCTGCGCAACAGGAGCGGCGCGGCCAGGAACTTCTTCCGTCGCGATGTGCCTGCCGAGCTCAGGCCGACCGGCTGA
- a CDS encoding cytochrome bc complex cytochrome b subunit has translation MSDGAKATPAVTHETAHSGLLGWLDRRYGLTPLIVYMRHKEVPVGAHPMVWYYLGGATLFFFLVQIATGVLLLMYYQPGQATSYESIRYIATKVPFGWLIRAIHCWSAHLMIICLVLHMFSTMLLKAYRPPRELTWLSGFALFAIALAFGFSGYLLPWNKLSFFATAVGTDSVKSVPVIGHWLLLVMRGGEDVTINTLYRFFAGHVVILPLVCFALVGLHLLLIQRQGMAPPIHGPSGRKGMPFFPNFALRDLLLWLVCLTALAGLAVLLPYGPKLPGMEWDLGTKADPLAPAYPGIKPEWYFLWIYQLLKEFPPHLFGLEGPQVCLLVVGLLMGGWALIPWLDRSARRGKSSIAFTDMGFAAIVFLTFLTLKAADLGADTIPTTPAETAVVARYCAIVVIALAAATTVLRIGLYEHRWFLLSAAAVVHIALHGLLGWDYLFAGAVVGTATVTMLVAGSLRTRGRAAEVVP, from the coding sequence ATGAGCGACGGCGCGAAAGCTACCCCGGCGGTCACGCACGAAACGGCGCACAGCGGCCTGCTCGGCTGGCTCGACCGACGCTACGGCCTGACCCCTCTCATCGTATACATGCGGCACAAGGAAGTGCCGGTCGGCGCGCACCCGATGGTCTGGTACTACCTCGGCGGCGCGACGCTGTTCTTCTTCCTCGTCCAGATCGCCACCGGCGTGCTGCTGCTGATGTACTACCAGCCGGGCCAGGCCACCTCGTACGAGAGCATCCGCTACATCGCGACCAAGGTTCCCTTTGGATGGCTGATCCGCGCGATCCACTGCTGGAGCGCGCACCTGATGATCATCTGTCTCGTGCTGCACATGTTCAGCACGATGCTGCTCAAGGCCTACCGTCCGCCGCGCGAGCTGACGTGGCTCAGCGGTTTCGCGCTTTTCGCGATAGCCCTCGCGTTCGGATTCTCGGGCTACCTGCTGCCGTGGAACAAGCTGAGCTTCTTTGCGACTGCGGTCGGCACCGATTCCGTCAAGTCGGTGCCGGTCATCGGTCACTGGTTGCTGCTGGTGATGCGCGGAGGCGAGGACGTCACGATCAACACGCTGTACCGGTTCTTCGCCGGTCACGTCGTGATTCTTCCGCTCGTCTGTTTCGCGCTCGTCGGGCTACACCTGCTGCTGATCCAGCGCCAGGGCATGGCGCCGCCGATTCACGGGCCGAGCGGCAGGAAGGGAATGCCGTTCTTCCCGAACTTCGCTCTGCGCGACCTGCTGCTGTGGCTCGTGTGCCTGACTGCTCTTGCGGGCCTGGCCGTGCTGCTTCCGTACGGACCGAAGCTGCCGGGAATGGAGTGGGATCTCGGCACCAAGGCCGACCCGCTGGCTCCCGCTTACCCCGGTATCAAGCCGGAGTGGTACTTCCTTTGGATCTACCAGCTCTTGAAGGAGTTCCCTCCGCACCTGTTCGGGCTCGAGGGCCCTCAGGTCTGCCTGCTCGTCGTCGGGCTTCTGATGGGCGGCTGGGCGCTGATTCCGTGGCTCGACCGCTCGGCACGTCGCGGCAAGTCGTCGATCGCATTCACCGACATGGGGTTCGCCGCCATCGTGTTCCTGACGTTCCTTACGCTGAAGGCAGCCGATCTCGGTGCCGACACGATACCGACGACGCCGGCGGAGACCGCGGTGGTCGCGCGCTATTGCGCCATCGTCGTCATCGCCCTTGCTGCTGCGACGACGGTGCTTCGCATCGGGCTTTACGAGCACCGCTGGTTCCTGCTGAGCGCAGCCGCCGTCGTCCACATTGCGCTGCACGGGCTGCTCGGCTGGGACTATCTCTTCGCCGGCGCCGTCGTCGGAACGGCCACTGTCACGATGCTGGTCGCCGGCTCGCTGCGAACGCGCGGCCGAGCCGCCGAGGTCGTGCCGTGA
- a CDS encoding Rieske (2Fe-2S) protein, with amino-acid sequence MPQPIEGPMQTRRGFLDLLLGLGVVGWAGSVFYPIIRYLTPLPLAGPGGPVKLSAEQLASLAKDRFVIVPAAGKRLLVFQDPAQKVRALDARCTHEGCTVKFVPGESVIWCACHNGRFDLDGRVISGPPPRPLGQYVAQQDADGGVTVMPQAT; translated from the coding sequence ATGCCCCAACCGATCGAAGGGCCGATGCAGACGCGCCGGGGGTTTCTCGATCTCCTCCTCGGACTCGGCGTCGTCGGATGGGCAGGCAGCGTCTTCTATCCGATCATTCGCTACCTGACGCCGCTTCCGTTGGCCGGTCCCGGAGGACCGGTCAAGCTGAGCGCAGAGCAGCTTGCGAGCCTGGCGAAGGATCGCTTCGTCATCGTTCCGGCGGCGGGCAAGCGGTTGCTGGTGTTCCAGGACCCCGCGCAGAAAGTTCGCGCGCTCGATGCGCGCTGCACGCACGAAGGCTGCACGGTCAAGTTCGTTCCCGGCGAATCGGTGATCTGGTGCGCGTGCCATAACGGCCGCTTCGATCTCGATGGCCGAGTGATCTCGGGCCCGCCGCCGCGACCTCTCGGCCAGTACGTCGCGCAGCAGGACGCCGACGGCGGCGTCACGGTCATGCCGCAGGCCACATGA
- a CDS encoding cytochrome c3 family protein has product MNARALAAVLLLVALPRLGVADDNAAPPEEFKMTTALQEMLDSHDDKDAVVLDQAQRKVFDALPAHARQLFADAVDNEYIGSATQIREILSLDLDTTKLELVLTNNCLLCHSNDKYQDPPTLFSLDPVAAGSPPYMNLRNFVSDAHFRHNLACAGCHGGDPTGNMAHDHPDQWPTDRDERIANPKWIPEFCGRCHSDPKYMGTFNPSLPTDQLAKYKTSHHGKALLEGGNPRAAQCVSCHGVHGIQPAKSPASSVFSKNVPETCGKCHSDPKVMEGVKLPDGSPIPTDQLAKYKTSVHGRALLEKGDTGAPACNDCHGNHAAAPAEVSSVAQICRTCHARNGTLFEGSPHKAAFEKHGWPECQRCHGSHAIDKPTDAMLTTTKGSLCADCHDQNAKDKPECKQTAAHFHDTIVGMVDASTRFGVLSAELAEKGLDVDPLDDERRSLDDALKQSRSEIHSFDRSDFDEVAGKGLETVTKMQTLVKGVDDEYRDRRSGLLVAIASLVVVVLALWMKIRSIERGK; this is encoded by the coding sequence GTGAACGCGCGCGCTCTTGCCGCCGTGCTGCTGCTCGTCGCACTGCCGCGCCTCGGCGTCGCCGACGACAACGCGGCGCCGCCGGAAGAGTTCAAGATGACCACTGCGCTGCAGGAGATGCTCGACTCCCACGACGACAAAGACGCCGTAGTGCTCGACCAGGCGCAGCGAAAAGTTTTCGATGCGCTGCCGGCGCATGCGCGGCAGCTTTTCGCCGACGCGGTGGACAACGAGTACATCGGATCGGCTACGCAAATCCGCGAGATCCTGTCGCTCGACCTCGACACGACCAAGCTCGAGCTGGTGCTGACCAACAACTGCCTGCTCTGCCACAGCAACGACAAGTACCAGGACCCGCCGACGCTGTTCTCGCTCGATCCGGTCGCGGCGGGCTCGCCGCCGTACATGAACCTGCGCAACTTCGTCAGCGACGCGCACTTTCGCCACAACCTGGCCTGCGCAGGCTGCCACGGCGGCGATCCGACCGGCAACATGGCGCACGACCATCCCGACCAGTGGCCGACCGACCGCGACGAGCGCATCGCCAATCCGAAATGGATCCCCGAGTTCTGCGGTCGCTGCCACAGCGATCCAAAGTACATGGGCACCTTCAATCCGTCGCTGCCCACCGACCAGCTCGCCAAGTACAAGACGAGCCATCACGGCAAGGCGCTGCTCGAAGGCGGCAATCCGCGCGCGGCCCAGTGCGTGAGCTGCCACGGCGTGCACGGCATCCAACCCGCCAAGAGCCCGGCGTCCAGCGTTTTTTCGAAAAACGTTCCCGAGACCTGCGGCAAGTGCCACTCGGATCCGAAGGTCATGGAAGGAGTCAAGCTTCCTGACGGCTCACCGATCCCCACCGACCAGCTCGCCAAGTACAAGACGAGCGTTCACGGGCGCGCACTTCTCGAGAAGGGCGACACCGGTGCGCCGGCCTGTAACGATTGCCACGGCAATCACGCGGCGGCGCCGGCCGAAGTGTCGAGCGTCGCGCAGATCTGCCGTACCTGCCATGCGCGCAACGGCACGCTGTTCGAAGGAAGCCCGCACAAGGCGGCGTTCGAAAAGCACGGCTGGCCCGAATGCCAGCGCTGCCACGGCAGCCACGCGATCGACAAGCCGACCGACGCGATGCTCACGACCACCAAGGGCTCGCTTTGCGCCGACTGCCACGACCAGAACGCGAAGGACAAGCCGGAGTGCAAGCAGACAGCCGCGCACTTCCACGACACGATCGTCGGCATGGTCGACGCGTCCACCAGGTTCGGCGTGCTGTCGGCCGAGCTTGCCGAGAAAGGCCTCGACGTCGACCCGCTCGACGACGAGCGTCGCAGTCTCGACGACGCGCTCAAGCAGTCGCGCTCGGAAATCCACTCCTTCGATCGCAGTGACTTCGATGAAGTGGCCGGCAAGGGCCTCGAGACGGTCACGAAGATGCAGACACTCGTCAAGGGAGTCGATGACGAGTATCGCGACCGCCGCAGCGGGCTGCTGGTCGCCATCGCTTCTCTCGTCGTCGTCGTGCTCGCGCTCTGGATGAAGATCCGCAGCATCGAGCGCGGAAAGTGA
- a CDS encoding multiheme c-type cytochrome — protein sequence MKLESRSLDRLVTARRSWLRLPHAAVPVAAMAAVLVGPYSGFAAQGTDAKANQCIACHEIEQLPITLGHSFGEWKASEHARSGVACEKCHGGDPSATQMEAAHKGILPSSDPASRTSSRNVAATCGTCHKDQFHAYEGTTHAKEFRQDTVAATCVTCHGAMATSLPSPAEITSRCIVCHDKPVEARAALSWLVAAKIQLYKTKQSLDAAQAAVPDWHADAIKRFHDMEQSYHKVTVDWHSFDLQRSLHESQDILNLAKLLDGEARLKLKMKKGANTDGAHDDADHKDH from the coding sequence ATGAAGCTCGAATCCAGGTCCCTCGACCGTCTCGTGACAGCCCGGCGCTCCTGGTTGCGGCTCCCGCATGCTGCCGTCCCGGTCGCAGCCATGGCGGCAGTGCTCGTCGGGCCTTATTCTGGATTTGCGGCACAGGGCACCGATGCGAAGGCCAACCAGTGCATCGCCTGCCACGAGATCGAGCAGCTTCCGATCACGCTCGGCCACAGCTTCGGTGAATGGAAAGCTTCCGAGCACGCCCGCAGCGGCGTTGCCTGCGAGAAGTGCCACGGTGGAGATCCTTCGGCGACGCAGATGGAAGCCGCCCACAAAGGCATCCTGCCGTCATCCGATCCGGCCAGCAGGACCAGTTCCCGCAACGTCGCGGCAACCTGCGGCACCTGCCACAAGGACCAGTTCCACGCTTACGAGGGAACGACTCACGCCAAAGAATTCCGCCAGGACACGGTCGCGGCCACCTGCGTGACCTGCCATGGCGCGATGGCAACGAGCCTGCCGTCTCCGGCGGAGATCACGTCGCGATGCATCGTCTGCCACGACAAGCCCGTCGAGGCGCGCGCGGCGCTTTCCTGGCTGGTTGCGGCCAAGATCCAGCTCTACAAGACCAAGCAGTCGCTCGACGCTGCGCAGGCTGCCGTGCCCGACTGGCATGCCGACGCGATCAAGCGCTTCCATGACATGGAGCAGAGCTACCACAAGGTCACGGTCGACTGGCACAGCTTCGACCTGCAGCGCTCGCTGCACGAAAGCCAGGACATCCTCAACCTTGCCAAGCTGCTGGACGGAGAAGCGCGCCTGAAGCTCAAAATGAAGAAGGGCGCCAACACCGACGGCGCCCACGACGACGCCGACCACAAGGACCACTGA
- a CDS encoding cytochrome b/b6 domain-containing protein translates to MLAARDGTRILSAVAAGVLACLAAAVVPAIAADLGNEDCLSCHGDSVSKDEKHPANIAGGAFSASAHSDLQCTTCHADATSLPHGKLKEVDLETCTDCHDDEVKAYREGDHARARAAGVTAAPRCDGCHGDLHKVVDRSDDKSPEHWIALAQVCARCHADPNLARERNLSVVQPVEAYLESAHARAIREGKRGAVCSDCHDSHRTLPPDDPKSTIWRATVPQTCGKCHKDVVDTFQQSVHGQALARGMRDAPTCTDCHGEHRILSHTDSGSPVFAGNVSRDTCGRCHGDTRLVERHGLSDTNFSAFQDSFHGLAIRAGEVSAANCSSCHGVHDVLPASDPRSSVHPDNIAKTCARCHPGAGQRFAVGPVHVSATISKDGAQHWIRLIYLWIIAVVIGGMVLHTAADFVRKAAMQPATHAEARGPARLRMPLRLRLQHGLVMLSFPLLAYSGFALTTPESWWAAPLLHWETAHATRGITHRIAAIVLLVAVIWHVGNYFSKASRQREWMRGIWWKLSDARHFFAMLGWYVGLRREHPVSGRFSYIEKAEYWAFLWGIVLMAVTGLPLWFKDITLRYLPKWLTDVATSLHFYEAVLATLAILVWHMYWVVFDPDVYPMDMSWWHGRAPAARNAERIDDAEAAPPASPVAEAAVAAREDSGNRE, encoded by the coding sequence ATGCTGGCAGCTCGCGATGGCACGCGGATCCTCTCCGCGGTGGCCGCGGGCGTTCTTGCATGCCTCGCGGCCGCTGTCGTCCCGGCGATCGCCGCCGACCTGGGCAACGAAGACTGCCTGTCGTGTCACGGCGACAGCGTCAGCAAGGACGAGAAGCATCCGGCCAACATCGCCGGCGGCGCATTTTCGGCGTCGGCGCATTCCGACCTCCAGTGCACGACCTGCCATGCGGACGCGACGTCGCTCCCTCACGGCAAGCTGAAGGAAGTCGACCTCGAGACCTGCACGGATTGCCACGATGACGAGGTGAAGGCCTACCGCGAGGGTGACCACGCAAGGGCAAGGGCGGCCGGCGTCACCGCGGCGCCAAGGTGCGACGGTTGCCACGGCGACCTGCACAAGGTGGTCGACCGCAGCGACGACAAATCGCCGGAGCACTGGATCGCACTGGCTCAGGTCTGCGCCCGCTGCCACGCCGATCCGAATCTTGCCCGCGAACGCAACCTGTCGGTCGTGCAGCCGGTCGAAGCGTACCTCGAGAGCGCCCACGCGCGCGCGATCCGCGAAGGAAAACGCGGCGCCGTCTGCTCGGACTGCCACGATTCGCACCGCACCCTTCCGCCGGACGATCCGAAGTCGACGATCTGGAGAGCGACGGTCCCGCAGACCTGCGGCAAGTGCCACAAGGATGTCGTCGACACCTTCCAGCAGAGCGTCCACGGGCAGGCTCTTGCCCGCGGGATGCGAGATGCGCCGACGTGTACCGACTGCCACGGCGAGCACCGCATCCTGTCACACACCGATTCGGGATCGCCGGTGTTCGCGGGCAACGTGTCGCGCGACACTTGCGGTCGCTGCCACGGCGACACGCGTCTCGTCGAACGCCATGGCCTGAGTGACACCAACTTCTCGGCGTTCCAGGACAGCTTTCACGGCCTGGCCATCCGTGCCGGGGAAGTCTCGGCGGCCAACTGCTCGAGCTGCCACGGCGTCCATGACGTGCTTCCGGCGAGCGATCCGCGCTCCTCGGTACACCCGGACAACATCGCAAAGACCTGCGCGCGCTGTCATCCCGGCGCGGGACAGCGTTTCGCAGTGGGCCCGGTCCACGTCTCGGCGACGATCTCCAAGGACGGCGCGCAGCACTGGATCCGGCTCATCTACCTGTGGATCATCGCCGTCGTGATCGGTGGGATGGTGCTGCACACGGCCGCCGACTTCGTGCGAAAGGCTGCGATGCAACCGGCGACTCACGCCGAAGCGCGCGGCCCTGCGCGCCTGCGCATGCCGCTTCGCCTGAGGCTCCAGCACGGCCTGGTGATGCTGAGCTTCCCGCTGCTGGCGTACAGCGGATTTGCACTGACCACGCCCGAGAGCTGGTGGGCCGCACCGCTGCTGCATTGGGAGACTGCCCACGCGACGCGAGGAATCACGCACCGCATCGCAGCGATCGTGCTCCTCGTTGCCGTCATCTGGCACGTCGGCAACTATTTCTCGAAGGCCAGCCGCCAGCGCGAATGGATGCGCGGGATCTGGTGGAAACTGTCCGACGCGCGCCACTTCTTCGCGATGCTCGGCTGGTACGTAGGCCTTCGCCGCGAGCACCCCGTCTCCGGGCGCTTCAGCTATATCGAAAAGGCGGAGTACTGGGCGTTCCTGTGGGGCATCGTGCTCATGGCGGTCACCGGCCTGCCGCTGTGGTTCAAGGACATCACGCTGCGCTACCTGCCGAAGTGGCTCACCGACGTGGCGACCTCGCTCCATTTCTACGAAGCAGTGCTGGCGACCCTGGCGATCCTGGTGTGGCACATGTACTGGGTCGTGTTCGATCCCGACGTCTACCCGATGGACATGAGCTGGTGGCACGGACGCGCGCCGGCGGCGCGCAACGCCGAACGCATCGACGACGCGGAAGCAGCACCGCCCGCATCACCGGTCGCCGAAGCTGCCGTTGCCGCGCGCGAGGATTCCGGCAATCGGGAATGA
- the ald gene encoding alanine dehydrogenase has product MRIGVPREIKDDENRVAITPAGVTALASNGHRVLIESGAGRGSGLSDEMYDRAGATIAATAADVWRDSDLVLKVKEPLPAEYGFLHEDLVLFTYLHLAANETLTRELLRSNCTAIAYETVQLDDASLPLLVPMSEVAGRLAVQAGAASLEMAHGGKGILLPGVSGVRRGRVTILGAGVAGFNACVVAVGLGADVTIVDVNPRRLAYVSDVVRGNVTSLMSNLANIEASVAEADLVIGAVLIPGAKAPRLVTRELLRRMEPRSALVDIAVDQGGCAETTRATTHHDPRYIEEGIVHYAVANMPGAVPQTSTYALTNVTMSYALEIAAHGWRKAAADDASLARGVSCSRGRLTSRPVAEAFGIAWEPLR; this is encoded by the coding sequence ATGCGCATCGGCGTTCCAAGGGAAATCAAGGACGACGAAAACCGCGTCGCGATTACTCCGGCGGGCGTAACGGCACTGGCGTCGAACGGGCACCGCGTGCTCATCGAAAGCGGCGCCGGGCGCGGCAGCGGTCTCAGCGACGAGATGTACGACCGTGCCGGTGCGACGATCGCCGCGACGGCGGCCGACGTGTGGCGCGACTCCGACCTCGTGCTCAAGGTCAAGGAGCCGCTTCCAGCCGAATACGGCTTCCTGCACGAAGACCTCGTGCTCTTCACGTACCTGCACCTGGCCGCCAACGAGACGCTCACGCGCGAGCTTCTGCGCAGCAACTGCACCGCGATCGCGTACGAGACGGTGCAGCTCGACGACGCAAGCCTGCCGCTGCTCGTGCCGATGTCCGAAGTGGCCGGTCGCCTGGCCGTCCAGGCCGGAGCCGCGTCCCTCGAGATGGCCCACGGCGGCAAGGGAATCCTGCTGCCCGGCGTTTCCGGCGTCCGGCGCGGACGCGTGACGATCCTCGGCGCGGGAGTGGCCGGCTTCAACGCCTGCGTCGTCGCGGTCGGGCTCGGTGCCGACGTGACGATCGTCGACGTCAATCCGCGCCGCCTCGCGTACGTGAGCGACGTCGTGCGCGGCAACGTCACGAGCCTGATGTCCAACCTCGCGAACATCGAAGCTTCGGTCGCCGAGGCCGATCTCGTGATCGGCGCGGTGCTGATTCCCGGTGCGAAGGCTCCGCGCCTCGTCACGCGCGAGCTGCTGAGGCGCATGGAGCCGCGCTCGGCGCTCGTCGACATCGCAGTGGACCAGGGTGGCTGCGCCGAGACGACGCGCGCGACGACGCACCATGATCCGCGCTACATCGAAGAGGGAATCGTGCACTATGCGGTGGCGAACATGCCGGGCGCGGTACCGCAAACTTCCACGTACGCACTCACGAACGTCACGATGAGCTATGCGCTCGAAATCGCGGCGCACGGCTGGCGCAAGGCCGCGGCAGACGATGCATCGCTCGCGCGCGGCGTATCGTGCTCGCGCGGACGCCTGACGAGCCGGCCGGTGGCCGAGGCTTTCGGGATCGCGTGGGAACCACTGCGCTGA